A stretch of the Xiphophorus couchianus chromosome 15, X_couchianus-1.0, whole genome shotgun sequence genome encodes the following:
- the LOC114158311 gene encoding calmodulin has product MADQLTEEQIAEFKEAFSLFDKDGDGTITTKELGTVMRSLGQNPTEAELQDMINEVDADGNGTIDFPEFLTMMARKMKDTDSEEEIREAFRVFDKDGNGYISAAELRHVMTNLGEKLTDEEVDEMIREADIDGDGQVNYEEFVQMMTAK; this is encoded by the exons GCTGACCAACTAACAGAGGAGCAGATTGCAG AGTTCAAGGAGGCTTTCTCCTTATTCGACAAGGATGGCGACGGAACCATTACCACCAAAGAACTGGGCACCGTCATGAGGTCGCTGGGCCAGAACCCCACAGAGGCCGAGCTGCAGGACATGATCAACGAGGTGGATGCTGACG GTAACGGAACCATCGACTTCCCTGAGTTCCTGACCATGATGGCCAGAAAAATGAAGGACACAGACAGCGAGGAGGAGATCCGCGAGGCTTTCCGGGTATTCGACAAG GACGGGAATGGCTACATCAGCGCCGCAGAGCTGCGCCACGTCATGACGAACCTCGGGGAGAAGCTAACAGACGAGGAGGTGGACGAGATGATCAGAGAAGCAGACATCGACGGAGACGGACAGGTCAACTATGAAG